A genomic stretch from Aliidongia dinghuensis includes:
- a CDS encoding HD domain-containing protein — MDTSIAGIKIPDSKMARDLNQLIRDTESDLLFHHSTRVYLFGALTGVRKDLKYDPELLYVGAMFHDIGLTEKYRQSQLRFEVDGANAARDFLRSYGVPEVDVETVWDAIALHTTPGIPEFKKSEVALVTAGVEMDVLGLAYEQFSDAQREAVVSAHPRGQRFKHNIIDAFYHGMKHRPDSTFGTVNDDVLALKDQTFQRTNFCSVILHSHWHD; from the coding sequence ATGGACACGTCGATCGCCGGCATCAAGATCCCCGACAGCAAGATGGCGCGGGACCTGAACCAGCTGATCCGCGACACGGAATCGGATCTGCTGTTCCACCATTCGACCCGCGTCTATCTGTTCGGCGCGCTGACGGGCGTGCGCAAGGACCTGAAGTACGATCCCGAGCTGCTCTATGTCGGCGCCATGTTCCACGACATCGGCCTGACCGAGAAATATCGCCAGTCGCAACTGCGCTTCGAGGTCGACGGCGCCAATGCCGCGCGCGACTTCCTGCGCAGCTATGGCGTGCCGGAGGTGGATGTCGAGACCGTGTGGGATGCGATCGCGCTGCACACGACGCCCGGCATCCCCGAGTTCAAGAAGTCGGAGGTGGCGCTCGTCACAGCCGGCGTCGAGATGGACGTGCTCGGCCTCGCCTATGAGCAGTTCAGCGACGCTCAGCGCGAGGCCGTGGTCTCCGCCCATCCGCGCGGGCAGCGCTTCAAGCACAACATCATCGACGCCTTCTATCACGGCATGAAGCATCGGCCGGACAGCACGTTCGGCACGGTCAACGACGACGTGCTGGCCTTGAAGGACCAGACGTTCCAGCGCACCAACTTCTGCAGCGTCATCCTGCATTCTCATTGGCATGATTGA
- a CDS encoding regulatory protein RecX, translating into MSDTAPPPKPAPRKPGPKPATPERLERVALFHLERFASSAENLRRVLMRRVRKSVEAQGTDPAAGAQMVEALIQRFVKSGLLDDKTYAEARAARLHRRGASARMIAASLAEKGIDRDLIGDTLVETDDEAGTSARPGGDLAAAAALARRRRLGPYRPADKRAEFRQKDLGTLARAGFTRVIALRVLGAEDPEALQALVEEG; encoded by the coding sequence ATGTCTGATACCGCCCCACCCCCCAAGCCCGCCCCGCGCAAGCCCGGCCCCAAGCCCGCGACGCCTGAGCGGCTCGAGCGGGTGGCGCTGTTTCACCTGGAGCGTTTCGCGAGCTCGGCCGAGAACCTGCGGCGGGTGCTGATGCGGCGGGTCAGGAAGTCGGTCGAGGCCCAGGGCACGGATCCCGCGGCCGGGGCCCAGATGGTCGAGGCGCTGATCCAGCGTTTCGTGAAATCGGGGCTGCTCGACGACAAGACCTATGCCGAGGCGCGTGCCGCCCGGCTGCATCGGCGGGGGGCGTCGGCGCGCATGATCGCGGCGTCGCTTGCCGAGAAGGGCATCGATCGCGACCTCATCGGCGACACGCTCGTCGAGACGGACGACGAGGCCGGCACTTCGGCACGGCCGGGCGGCGACCTCGCCGCCGCCGCCGCCCTCGCCCGCCGCCGCCGGCTCGGCCCCTATCGGCCGGCGGACAAGCGCGCCGAATTCCGGCAGAAGGACCTGGGCACCCTCGCCCGCGCCGGCTTCACCCGGGTGATCGCGCTCCGCGTGCTCGGCGCCGAGGATCCGGAGGCACTGCAGGCACTCGTCGAGGAAGGCTGA
- a CDS encoding glutathione S-transferase family protein produces MATAKLVISSKNYSSWALRGWLLCRMAGLDFDEEIVSSDDPSMRAELLVLSPSTLVPRLIHDGMTIWDTLAIAEYLNETFPEAGLLPKERAARARCRSVSGEMHSGFSALRSGLPVNLRKFTPGFHVWSGAQADIDRITTIWRECLALSGGPFLFGAERSVADAMFAPVTTRFKTYDVAVDPVSAAYCRRILAMPEMIEWYADAAEEQDEIEELESEF; encoded by the coding sequence ATGGCCACGGCAAAGCTCGTCATCAGCAGCAAGAACTACTCGTCCTGGGCGCTCAGGGGCTGGCTGCTCTGCCGCATGGCTGGCCTTGATTTCGACGAAGAGATCGTCTCGTCCGACGATCCGTCGATGCGGGCGGAACTCCTGGTCCTGTCGCCGTCGACCCTGGTGCCGCGGCTCATCCACGACGGCATGACGATCTGGGACACGCTCGCCATTGCCGAATATCTGAACGAAACCTTCCCCGAAGCAGGCTTGTTGCCGAAAGAACGGGCAGCCCGCGCCCGCTGCCGCTCGGTCTCGGGCGAGATGCATTCGGGCTTCAGCGCACTCCGGTCCGGCCTGCCGGTCAACCTGAGGAAATTCACTCCCGGCTTTCACGTCTGGTCGGGCGCCCAGGCCGACATCGACCGCATCACGACGATCTGGCGCGAGTGCCTGGCGCTATCCGGCGGGCCCTTCCTGTTCGGCGCTGAGCGCTCCGTAGCCGACGCGATGTTCGCGCCCGTGACGACGCGCTTCAAGACCTATGACGTCGCGGTCGACCCGGTGAGCGCCGCCTACTGCAGACGGATCCTGGCGATGCCCGAGATGATCGAATGGTACGCCGACGCGGCTGAGGAGCAGGACGAGATCGAGGAGCTCGAAAGCGAGTTCTGA
- a CDS encoding mechanosensitive ion channel family protein produces the protein MSNPATLIRRALIGAFLLFGLGLATPSQAAAAAANAKQVTNEAGVSAADIDRLVGTLQDEQKRQALIKQLQTLSAAEKGANPPAPPAPSDLLSIVGDHLQSIGSDMVDATTVVIGAPHLMGWFDRQVSDPTARDAWEEVGRNIGLILAAAILADFLMRQVARVIHRRATRRNPTTWLGRISLLVLAILLAALPFFAFLTAAEVTADYLQPRETTRRVAIVLIHAFVYARLVIVTSWTLLLAPRAAGWTLVPVSEETANYLFIWVRRFTQVGFYGFALIPAAWWMGAPGAISAVLQKLVALLMTILGCLFVLQNRQAVGQWLRPHRRAVADPEGQADAAATRNAEDEAPAGPSGTLEVLRYRLSEVWHALAILYIVTIFVVYALKIEGGFVFVFRASAFTIGILVAVRLLGRGIKRLTERGFAVPADLRERFPTLEARANRYVPVLNIAATVVLWGFMALALLEAWGFGSFAWLSSSSGRQLAGSALTIVLILAIAFGCWEIFNAAVDRYLAGVDSRGQRVSRSARVRTLLPFARNAVWISLLLLVVLLILSELGINIAPLLAGAGVVGLAIGFGSQALVKDIITGLFMLVEDTIAVGDVVDLGGGNTGVIEAISIRTIKLRDNAGSVHTIPYSTVTQVRNLTKDFAYHVIDLSVAYGSDPDQVIAILRQVYEGMKSDPAFGPFMIAEIEIFGLASFAPNTLNFQGRIKTLPMKQWAIGREFSLRLKRALDEAKIYLPGMVPGAIQTIDFGDRAAQVLSELQLVLPPAAAAPSRPAAAETEIVAEPGAPVAKPA, from the coding sequence ATGTCGAACCCCGCCACGCTCATCCGCCGCGCCCTCATTGGTGCCTTCCTCCTTTTCGGCCTCGGACTCGCCACCCCGTCGCAGGCGGCGGCCGCGGCGGCCAATGCCAAGCAGGTGACGAACGAGGCCGGCGTGTCGGCCGCCGACATCGACCGGCTCGTCGGCACGCTGCAGGACGAGCAGAAACGCCAGGCGCTCATCAAGCAGCTGCAGACGCTGAGTGCGGCCGAGAAAGGGGCGAACCCGCCGGCGCCACCGGCACCGTCGGATCTTCTGTCGATAGTTGGCGATCATCTGCAGAGCATCGGTTCCGACATGGTCGATGCGACGACGGTCGTGATCGGTGCGCCGCATCTCATGGGCTGGTTCGACCGGCAGGTCTCCGATCCGACGGCGCGCGACGCCTGGGAGGAGGTCGGGCGCAACATCGGCCTGATCCTGGCGGCGGCGATCCTGGCGGATTTCTTGATGCGCCAGGTCGCGCGCGTGATCCACCGGCGGGCTACCCGGCGCAATCCCACGACCTGGCTCGGCCGCATCAGCCTGCTCGTGCTGGCGATCCTGCTCGCGGCCCTGCCGTTCTTCGCGTTCCTTACGGCCGCCGAGGTGACGGCCGACTATCTGCAGCCGCGCGAAACGACCCGGCGCGTCGCGATCGTGCTGATCCACGCCTTCGTCTACGCGCGCCTCGTCATCGTGACATCCTGGACCCTGCTTCTGGCGCCGCGCGCGGCCGGCTGGACGCTCGTGCCGGTCAGCGAGGAGACGGCGAACTATCTCTTCATCTGGGTGCGCCGCTTCACCCAGGTGGGCTTCTACGGCTTCGCGCTCATCCCGGCCGCCTGGTGGATGGGCGCGCCGGGCGCCATCAGCGCTGTCCTGCAAAAGCTCGTGGCGCTGCTCATGACCATCCTCGGCTGCCTGTTCGTGCTGCAGAACCGCCAAGCGGTCGGTCAATGGCTGCGCCCGCACCGGAGGGCAGTCGCCGATCCCGAAGGGCAGGCCGATGCGGCCGCCACGCGCAACGCCGAGGACGAGGCTCCGGCCGGCCCGAGCGGCACGCTCGAAGTCCTGCGCTACCGGTTGTCCGAGGTCTGGCATGCGCTGGCGATCCTCTACATCGTCACGATCTTCGTGGTCTACGCGCTCAAGATCGAGGGCGGCTTCGTCTTTGTGTTCCGCGCCAGCGCCTTCACGATCGGCATCCTGGTCGCGGTCCGCCTGCTCGGGCGCGGCATCAAGCGCCTGACCGAGCGCGGCTTCGCCGTCCCGGCCGACCTGAGGGAACGCTTTCCGACGCTCGAGGCGCGCGCCAACCGCTACGTGCCCGTGCTGAACATCGCGGCGACCGTCGTGCTCTGGGGCTTCATGGCGCTGGCATTGCTCGAGGCCTGGGGCTTCGGCTCCTTCGCCTGGTTGTCGAGCAGTTCCGGCCGGCAGCTCGCCGGCTCGGCCCTGACGATCGTGCTCATCCTGGCAATCGCGTTCGGCTGCTGGGAGATCTTCAACGCCGCGGTCGACCGCTATCTGGCCGGCGTCGATTCCCGCGGCCAGCGCGTCTCGCGCAGCGCGCGCGTCCGCACGCTCCTGCCGTTCGCGCGCAACGCCGTCTGGATCTCGCTCCTGCTCCTGGTCGTGCTGCTGATCCTGTCCGAGCTCGGCATCAACATCGCGCCGCTCTTGGCCGGCGCCGGCGTCGTCGGCCTCGCTATCGGCTTCGGCTCCCAGGCGCTGGTCAAGGACATCATCACCGGCCTGTTCATGCTGGTCGAGGATACGATCGCCGTCGGCGATGTGGTCGACCTCGGCGGCGGCAATACCGGCGTGATCGAGGCGATCTCGATCCGCACGATCAAGCTGCGCGACAATGCCGGCAGCGTGCACACGATTCCGTACAGCACGGTGACCCAGGTCAGGAACCTGACCAAGGACTTCGCCTATCACGTCATCGACCTGTCGGTTGCCTACGGCAGCGATCCCGACCAGGTCATCGCGATCCTGCGCCAGGTCTACGAGGGCATGAAGAGCGACCCGGCGTTCGGCCCGTTTATGATCGCCGAGATCGAGATCTTCGGCCTCGCGAGCTTCGCGCCGAACACCCTCAACTTCCAGGGCCGCATCAAGACGCTGCCGATGAAGCAATGGGCGATCGGCCGGGAATTCAGCCTGCGCCTGAAGCGCGCGCTCGACGAGGCCAAGATCTATCTGCCCGGCATGGTGCCGGGCGCCATCCAGACAATCGATTTCGGCGACCGCGCGGCGCAGGTGCTGAGCGAGTTGCAGCTCGTGCTGCCGCCGGCCGCTGCGGCACCCTCCAGACCCGCTGCCGCGGAGACGGAAATTGTGGCCGAGCCCGGCGCACCGGTCGCGAAGCCGGCGTGA